The proteins below are encoded in one region of Styela clava chromosome 4, kaStyClav1.hap1.2, whole genome shotgun sequence:
- the LOC120326254 gene encoding uncharacterized protein LOC120326254, whose amino-acid sequence MTSLWVISSHLVPICLFIFLTTAVIGKRPTRDEVPPTEIDGNGCECVWTPWMNNDDYDANVGDNTTYDKLRGSYDFCEKPRDIKCRDSLRWEVPYHLLRLKHTICDVEIGLRCVSIPRYKARGRRTHFCSDYEITVQCCHCTTTTKEPKTTVAITTASMEKPEKIILGIHDTGHGIFEGDTNWADSESNKTMPESKSSSNENDEVVPLAVILVIVFGCIAVIAFSLIIWMIMTKGFFMTNRKRFSHDEYYQEAPMEIIRTPIKLPDTHPEKHKVAFARTNSSSYSDYMTSSSDDEGYRSRPSKNRKRKKTKRQRDRNLNNANNRSDYTSDSFEFPTLDSRSPPEENSDEGRLRKWFPDEYERSQQQKRQQQRSTKSKLMFNTSNKKSIPYMDNDS is encoded by the exons ATGACGTCATTATGGGTTATTTCAAGTCATCTCGTTccaatttgtttatttatcttTCTCACAACGGCAGTTATCGGAAAAA GGCCAACAAGAGACGAAGTTCCACCAACTGAAATAGACGGAAACGGTTGTGAAT GTGTTTGGACGCCATGGATGAATAACGACGATTATGACGCAAATGTTGGAGACAATACAACTTATGATAAATTACGTGGTTCATATGACTTCTGTGAAAAACCAAGGGACATAAAATGCAG AGACAGTTTACGATGGGAAGTACCGTATCACTTACTTCGATTGAAACACACAATATGTGACGTTGAGATCGGTTTAAGATGTGTTTCAATACCTCGCTATAAAGCTCGTGGAAGAAGAACGCACTTTTGCAGCGATTATGAAATCACAGTTCAATGCTGTCATTGCACTACG ACAACTAAAGAACCGAAAACGACTGTTGCTATAACAACTGCATCGATGGAAAAACCAGAAAAAATAATTCTGGGGATTCACGATACCGGTCATGGGATTTTCGAAGGAGATACCAATTGGGCTGACTCAGAGTCAAATAAAACGATGCCGGAAAGTAAAT CAAGCTCGAATGAAAACGACGAAGTCGTTCCTCTGGCAGTGATATTGGTGATTGTATTCGGATGTATTGCTGTTATTGCTTTCAGTTTGATCATTTGGATGATAATGACAAAAGGTTTCTTCATGACAAACAGAAAAAGATTTTCACACGACGAGTATTATCAAGAG GCACCAATGGAAATAATTCGAACGCCGATCAAATTACCTGACACTCACCCAGAAAAACACAAAGTCGCCTTCGCTCGAACAAATTCAAGTTCGTACAGTGACTACATGACGTCATCATCTGATGACGAAGGTTATCGCAGTCGGCCTTCGAAAAATCGGAAACGAAAAAAGACCAAAAGACAAAGAGATCGAAATTTAAACAATGCTAATAATCGTTCGGATTACACAAGCGATAGTTTTGAATTTCCAACTTTGGACTCGAGGTCACCGCCAGAAGAGAATAGCGATGAAGGGAGACTAAGAAAATGGTTTCCAGACGAATATGAAAGATCTCAGCAACAAAAACGTCAACAACAACGAAGTACAAAAAGCAAACTAATGTTTAACACGAGTAATAAAAAAAGTATTCCATACATGGACAACGATTCATGA
- the LOC120326127 gene encoding protein Flattop-like produces MVSHFSANQYEDAFNPKKLRNWTIPRKHKEHPSTLEGFTQIIANDRGHLYNEAPKSKESPWGTFMGTWDMPCKIPPARPSYTARSRDAAKNLHNLKQTSPLNNAVNGYKKFEKTKKSQTSPLERPHAPTPPRSNGNVMEPSAGAPMKKSPEPASKSPTGKSPIQQGECVKSPKVEKPSTPVRSPTPQEKVRSPTPRSVKSRSPRPASHLDAPDNRVGSACTV; encoded by the exons atggTTTCTCATTTTAGTGCAAACCAG TACGAAGATGCCTTCAATCCAAAAAAGCTTCGTAATTGGACAATACCCAGGAAACACAAAGAGCATCCAAGCACTTTGGAAGGATTCACTCAAATAATTGCAAATGATCGAGGTCACTTGTATAATGAAGCTCCAAAATCAAAAGAGTCACCGTGGGGCACTTTCATGG GTACCTGGGATATGCCATGCAAGATTCCACCTGCTCGACCATCATATACAGCGCGATCACGAGACGCAGCGAAGAATTTACATAATTTGAAACAAACTTCTCCTTTAAACAACGCTGTCAATggatacaaaaaatttgaaaagacaaaaaaatctCAG ACATCTCCATTGGAAAGACCACATGCACCAACCCCACCAAGATCAAATGGAAACGTTATGGAACCATCTGCTGGCGCACCAATGAAAAAATCCCCTGAACCAGCATCAAAATCCCCAACTGGGAAATCCCCTATTCAGCAAGGTGAATGTGTGAAATCCCCAAAAGTAGAAAAGCCTTCCACTCCAGTGAGAAGTCCAACACCACAAGAAAAAGTACGATCGCCTACACCACGAAGCGTCAAATCAAGATCACCAAGACCAGCCAGCCACCTAGACGCCCCTG ATAACAGAGTTGGAAGTGCATGCACAGTATAA